The proteins below come from a single Pleuronectes platessa chromosome 3, fPlePla1.1, whole genome shotgun sequence genomic window:
- the LOC128429385 gene encoding zinc finger protein 658B, with protein MNPGSSASVLCRCGTATNHLPECNTSASDVDRNRPGRGDRRDCARDPSISETEWEIVSVQIQTGEEESQEAPEVAVQTREGFTLCPGDKDDTPAAEKPGSPHKIWRKQLRTRMHLCQKAKKHRSGVKPYKCVHCRKRFTFQNPLILHLRSHSVRKPFVCPVCGMNFYLMRHVKSHLTKHTSKTSVMSKVQEEAETENSGEEWDPTNSELDLSSHQSQDATSEKTLQSKRAAEIIYHVEPTPTIPALDHSPAPEGPTPERLESEDEQPLENPSVEPRQYQGPHRPKKKANCPTCGKVFPHNSGLRRHLVIHSGKKPYKCFICGRGFTQSGNLKTHMKVHKGEVKIWSLVRETLPKAAPVTVHVCGECGMEFPQKQQLEDHRDTHKKPYACPDCTKTFKDKYYLKQHMRTHAVEPTFLCSECGKSCISAGSLRKHELTHTGEKNFQCVQCGRTFAQSSHLNVHLKTHTGERPHLCSICGKSYARDSALKVHLRVHTGEKPYTCDKCGKCFHYDQGYRKHLKNHNKKPKPPTKPLGRPKQQPLVVNDFGPAVILAEEDPQEIGGLINSDGEEVEFSDLGESAVPGIVLAESPSKTFDLTENEKPASLHSCSVCGKDFPYASKLQRHLRTHSGERPFPCSMCEKRFPEKGLLMIHERVHTGEKPFPCTFCEKRFASQGELRLHRRTHTGERPYHCSICLKSFSRHWHLKTHLEAMHSEVVAGFIRKKFPCSDCDKSCNSAAELRDHQRTHTGERPYQCSFCDKRFALSGTLVRHERLHTGITPYHCSDCGKTFAQQWTLTTHMRTHTGEKPYSCTQCEKSFVAPGELRRHTRIHTGEKPYTCSDCGRHFSLAGTLRNHKRSCTQNKSESDTGVVSDPGPAPVGESSQEDLTDNISAEVSDTQSSPSSAEPCPLESLNRDKAAQCENTQREPEEQQQEEEQQEAQQEVAACSPQMNVIVKEEEEEEPLCVEEAPEQMSGSEDCTMTEETEEEEEEEDDEEEEEEEEEEQQQQEEEKEEESSTDIRITVKEEEEPDNMSEEDPDCVASSEKDSPPSSPVQDPLTNNQTKSSYCCGLCGRDCHKMSALQIHMRIHSGEKPFQCSLCGKQFTQKGQLKGHQKVHTGEKPFSCPDCGKSFAHSGAMNRHRLTHTGERPYHCSVCDRSFNQSGRLREHEKIHFGEKFDCPECEKSFTRASSLKNHFRLHTGERPYSCDICGRGFSRSQSLRLHKRKHELIQTEEESASSVRNDDFSQSDDNSPINMCITDKNDL; from the exons ATGAATCCG GGATCATCTGCATCTGTCCTCTGCCGATGTGGAACCGCGACTAATCATTTACCCGAGTGCAACACAAGTGCCAGTGATGTCGATAGAAACCGACCCGGACGTGGCGACAGAAGGGACTGTGCTCGAGATCCGAGCATATCTGAGACTGAATGGGAAATAGTTTCAGTACAGATTCAaactggggaggaggagagtcaaGAAGCTCCTGAGGTCGCAGTTCAGACAAGAGAAGGATTCACACTTTGTCCTGGTGACAAGGACGATACCCCTGCAGCAGAAAAACCTGGATCACCACACAAGATTTGGAGGAAACAGCTCAGAACTCGAATGCATCTGTGCCAAAAGGCCAAGAAACACCGAAGTGGAGTTAAACCGTACAAATGTGTTCACTGTCGGAAGCGGTTCACCTTTCAAAACCCTCTAATCCTGCACCTACGAAGTCACTCGGTGAGGAAGCCGTTTGTCTGCCCGGTCTGTGGGATGAACTTTTATCTGATGAGACACGTCAAGTCTCATTTGACCAAACACACTTCAAAGACCAGCGTCATGTCGAAGGtacaagaggaggcagagacagaaaactCAGGAGAAGAATGGGATCCGACCAACTCTG AGCTGGATCTCAGTTCACATCAGTCACAAGACGCCACATCAGAGAAAACGCTCCAGAGCAAGAGAGCTGCAGAGATTATTTACCATGTTGAGCCGACTCCTACAATACCGGCCCTGGATCACAGCCCAGCACCTGAAG GACCAACTCCAGAACGGCTGGAATCTGAGGATGAACAGCCTCTGGAAAATCCTTCAGTGGAGCCGAGACAATACCAGGGGCCGCACAGACCCAAGAAGAAGGCCAACTGTCCCACCTGTGGAAAAGTCTTCCCTCACAACTCGGGTCTGAGGCGACACCTTGTGATTCACTCGGGCAAAAAACCATACAAGTGCTTCATATGTGGAAGAGGATTCACCCAGAGTGGAAACCTCAAAACTCACATGAAGGTCCACAAAG GAGAGGTAAAGATTTGGTCATTAGTTCGAGAGACTCTCCCGAAAGCCGCTCCTGTGACCGTTCATGTGTGTGGAGAGTGTGGGATGGAGTTCCCTCAGAAACAACAGCTGGAAGACCACAGAGACACTCACAAAAAGCCTTACGCATGTCCTGACTGCACCAAGACATTCAAAgacaaatattatttaaaacagcacatgCGCACTCACGCCGTAGAGCCAACTTTTCTCTGTTCGGAGTGCGGAAAGAGCTGCATCTCCGCAGGATCTCTCCGAAAACACGAGTTGACGCACACTGGAGAGAAGAATTTCCAGTGTGTCCAGTGTGGGAGGACATTTGCACAATCCTCCCACCTCAACGTGCACCTGAAAACTCACACCGGCGAGCGACCTCATCTCTGCTCAATCTGCGGCAAAAGCTACGCCAGGGATTCGGCTCTGAAAGTTCACCTACGAGTTCACACCGGGGAGAAACCCTACACGTGTGATAAGTGTGGCAAGTGCTTCCATTACGATCAAGGTTATCGAAAGCATCTGAAGAATCACAACAAGAAGCCAAAGCCCCCGACAAAACCTCTGGGGAGACCGAAACAGCAACCGTTAGTggtaa ACGACTTTGGACCAGCTGTGATCCTCGCGGAGGAAGATCCCCAAGAAATAGGAGGTCTGATCAACTCCGACGGGGAGGAAGTCGAATTCTCAGATCTCG GAGAGAGTGCCGTCCCCGGTATCGTACTTGCGGAGTCTCCCTCAAAGACATTCGATCTCACAGAGAATGAAAAACCAgcgtctcttcacagctgctcagtgtgCGGCAAAGACTTTCCCTACGCCTCCAAACTTCAACGCCACCTACGCACTCACTCCGGAGAGAGGCCGTTCCCCTGCTCCATGTGCGAGAAGAGATTTCCAGAGAAGGGGCTGCTCATGATCCACGAAAGGGTCCACACGGGGGAGAAGCCGTTCCCATGCACTTTCTGCGAGAAGCGGTTTGCGAGTCAGGGGGAGCTCCGGCTCCACCGGCGGACGCACACCGGCGAGAGGCCGTATCACTGCTCCATCTGCCTGAAGAGCTTCTCCCGTCACTGGCACCTGAAAACACACTTAGAGGCGATGCACTCGGAGGTCGTCGCCGGCTTCATCAGGAAGAAGTTTCCGTGTTCGGACTGCGACAAGAGCTGCAACTCAGCGGCCGAGCTGAGGGATCATCAGAGGACTCACACTGGAGAGAGGCCCTACCAGTGCTCTTTCTGCGACAAGCGTTTTGCCTTGTCCGGTACTCTGGTGAGACATGAGCGTCTCCACACCGGCATTACACCGTACCACTGCTCTGACTGTGGGAAGACATTCGCGCAGCAGTGGACGCTGACAACACACATGAGGACGCACACAGGAGAAAAACCCTACAGCTGCACACAGTGCGAGAAGTCGTTTGTGGCTCCCGGGGAGCTGCGGAGACACACCAGGATTCACACCGGGGAGAAGCCGTACACCTGCAGCGACTGCGGCAGGCACTTCTCTCTGGCAGGAACTCTCAGAAACCACAAGCGCTCATGTACACAGAACAAAAGTGAATCCGATACAGGCGTCGTCTCAGACCCAGGTCCAGCTCCAGTTGGTGAATCGTCCCAGGAAGACCTGACCGACAACATCAGTGCTGAG gtgTCAGACACACAGAGTTCACCCAGTTCAGCGGAGCCCTGTCCCCTGGAGAGTCTCAACCGTGACAAAGCAGCTCAGTGTGAAAATACCCAGAGGGaaccagaggagcagcagcaggaggaggagcagcaggaggcgcagcaggaggtggcaGCGTGCAGTCCACAAATGAATGTAAtcgtgaaggaggaggaagaagaggaaccTTTGTGTG TAGAAGAAGCTCCTGAGCAGATGTCTGGGAGTGAAGATTGTACCATGACAGAGGaaaccgaggaggaggaggaggaggaggatgatgaggaggaggaggaggaggaggaggaggagcagcagcagcaggaggaggagaaggaggaggagagcagcacaGATATCAGGATTACagtgaaagaagaagaggaacctGATAACA TGTCTGAAGAAGATCCTGATTGTGTTGCTAGCAGTGAAAAAGACAGTCCTCCATCATCACCAGTGCAGGATCCTCTGACAAACAATCAGACAAAGAGCTCTTACTGCTGTGGGCTCTGTGGAAGAGACTGTCACAAGATGTCCGCGCTGCAGATCCACATGAGAATCCACTCGGGAGAGAAACCTTTTCAGTGCTCTCTGTGTGGGAAGCAGTTCACCCAGAAAGGTCAACTCAAAGGTCACCAGAAAGTCCACACGGGGGAGAAACCTTTCTCCTGCCCGGACTGCGGGAAGAGCTTCGCCCATTCGGGGGCCATGAACAGACACCGACTCACGCACACGGGGGAGAGGCCTTACCACTGCTCCGTGTGCGACAGGAGCTTCAACCAGTCCGGCCGCTTGAGGGAGCACGAGAAAATCCACTTCGGGGAGAAGTTCGACTGCCCCGAGTGTGAAAAGAGTTTCACGCGAGCGTCGAGCCTCAAGAACCATTTCAGGCTCCACACGGGGGAGAGGCCCTACAGCTGCGACATCTGTGGGAGAGGATTCAGCCGCTCGCAGAGCCTGAGGCTGCACAAACGTAAACATGAGCTGATACAGACTGAGGAAGAGTCTGCGTCCAGTGTGAGGAACGATGACTTCTCACAGAGCGACGATAACTCTCCTATTAATATGTGTATAACGGACAAAAACGACTtgtaa